From one Salinibacterium hongtaonis genomic stretch:
- the xylA gene encoding xylose isomerase, with the protein MATKPTSADKFSFGLWTVGYNGADPFGGPTRAALDVVHVVEKLTELGAYGLTFHDDDLFAFGSTDAERQAQIDRLTQALDATGLTVPMVTTNLFSAPVFKDGGFTSNDRSVRRFALRKVIRNIDLAAELGAKTFVMWGGREGAEYDSAKDIRSALSRYREAVNLLGDYVTDKGYDIRFAIEPKPNEPRGDILLPTVGHAIAFINTLDRPELVGVNPEVGHEQMAGLNFAAGIAQALDCGKLFHIDLNGQRGIKYDQDLVFGHGDLHNAFALVDLLENGGPNGGPAYDGPRHFDYKPSRTEDETGVWDSAAANMRTYLLLKERAAAFRADPEVHEALEAARVTELAQPTLGEGESYDDLIADRAAYEDFDPGAYFDGKGFGFVRLQQLATEHLMGAR; encoded by the coding sequence ATGGCAACGAAGCCCACCTCCGCAGACAAGTTCTCCTTCGGGCTCTGGACCGTCGGTTACAACGGCGCAGACCCGTTCGGCGGCCCCACCCGCGCCGCCCTCGACGTAGTCCACGTGGTTGAGAAGCTCACGGAGCTCGGTGCCTACGGTCTCACCTTTCACGACGACGACCTCTTCGCTTTTGGCTCGACCGATGCCGAGCGGCAGGCGCAGATCGACCGCCTCACCCAGGCCCTCGACGCCACGGGGCTCACGGTGCCCATGGTGACGACCAACCTCTTCTCCGCGCCCGTGTTCAAAGATGGCGGCTTCACCTCCAACGACCGCTCCGTTCGCCGCTTCGCGCTGCGCAAAGTTATCCGCAACATCGATCTCGCAGCCGAGCTTGGTGCCAAAACCTTTGTCATGTGGGGCGGGCGAGAGGGTGCGGAATACGACTCCGCTAAAGACATCCGCAGCGCCCTCTCCCGCTATCGCGAGGCCGTAAACCTGCTGGGCGACTATGTGACCGACAAGGGCTACGACATCCGATTCGCGATCGAGCCCAAGCCCAACGAGCCTCGCGGCGACATTCTGCTGCCCACGGTCGGCCACGCAATAGCCTTCATCAACACCCTCGACCGCCCCGAACTCGTCGGGGTGAACCCCGAAGTCGGCCACGAGCAGATGGCGGGGCTCAACTTTGCTGCGGGCATCGCCCAGGCTCTCGACTGCGGCAAGCTCTTTCACATCGACCTCAATGGCCAACGCGGCATCAAGTACGACCAGGATCTCGTGTTCGGTCACGGCGACCTGCACAATGCATTCGCCCTCGTGGATCTGCTCGAAAACGGCGGCCCCAATGGCGGCCCCGCCTATGACGGACCCCGCCACTTCGACTACAAGCCCTCCCGCACAGAAGACGAGACAGGCGTGTGGGATTCGGCTGCGGCGAACATGCGCACGTACCTGCTTCTCAAAGAGCGGGCCGCGGCGTTCCGCGCCGATCCAGAGGTTCACGAGGCACTCGAGGCGGCCCGCGTCACGGAGCTCGCCCAGCCCACCCTCGGCGAGGGTGAAAGCTATGACGACCTCATCGCCGACCGCGCCGCCTATGAGGACTTCGACCCCGGCGCCTACTTCGACGGCAAAGGCTTCGGCTTCGTGCGCCTGCAGCAGCTGGCCACCGAGCACCTTATGGGAGCGCGCTAA